Genomic window (Bacteroidota bacterium):
TATAAAGTTCTTATTTCTAACTATTGATTGCATATCATTCTGGTTTTGATATTCGAAAGTATGTAATCGGGGAGGAAAATGAAAGTTTAATCTTCGAATTTTAGCCCTATGCGTTAAGGATGGTTTACATCTTCTTGCAACTGGCCTGAGAATGAAAAATTATTTACCATTTTGTAGATTTTGTAACGCTCCTACGGAGCTTATTATCTAACATGAAATTATTCTGCTACAAAGGTAAATTCCCTCCAGGACTGAAAAAAAATAGCTTTATCATGATACTTTAAAGCATTCTGTCATTTACTCGCAACCATAATTGTATCAACCTGGGATGCGAAAACAATTACAGCTTTATAAAGGAGAAAAAGTAATATAACTAGAGCTTCATCGTTCATTTCATTTGGGACATTATTTTACGAATCTCCGTCAAAAAAACGTGTTGTTAGTAAGAAGTAGATGCTTTCTTCTCTGAAATCTACCTGTGCCGAGGCGTTAAGAGATATTATCTGAAAGCTTGCCAACAATAGAAGTAATTTAAAATCCTCATTTCTAATATTTATTTGTTGTGCTTTATGTGTGTTTGATGTAAAATAAAAGACTGTCTCAAAAGAGTTGTTGTTAATACTATTTGAGACAGCCTTTTTTGTTTATCTAATTATTAATTGTTTTGAAATTGATGTCGTAGCTGTGGTAAGTTTCATAATGTAAATTCCATCATTAAGTTTTTCGGTTTGGAAAATCACCTTATGGCTTCCCGAGTTGTATGTACCATTAACGGGAGAAGCAATAGTTTTACCTGTCATATCTATAATATCAATAGATATATCCATTCGCTCACTAAGGTCGAAACGTAGTGTAGTGAATCCGTTAGCAATTGGATTAGGGTAGTTTTGATGTAACATTAAAGATGCAACTTCACCGTTTTCTACCGAAAGTTTTTTGCCGATGACGGAAGTCCACCCGTTATCATACCAGTCTTCCGAGTCAGCGAATAGATCAACGGTTTGTTCTCCTCCATTGTTATTGAAAATAATATTTGCACTGCTTGCTCCATCAATAGTATATACATACCAGTCATTTCCTTCTGCTGTCATCTCATTACCCGGCCATGTAGTTTGTTCCATTACCGGAACAACATTCCAATAGTGTATGTAGGCAGAAGTCCAGTGTGTTGGTTTTTTGAAGTGAACAGTTAAGCCTGTTGTTGGTGTAGGCTTATTGTTATACCACACTCCACTTGCTTCATCATACCATGCTTCAGTACAATGTTCTAAGTCCGGTGTTTGAGAAGTGCCGTTATTTGAGAAGATTATGTTCGAACAGTCGGCACCATCAATAGTATATGTATACCATCCATCTTCCTCGTTTGTCATAAGTTCTCCCGGCCATGTTGTAGCAGTTGTTTCAGGAGTTGTAGCCCAGTAATAAATAGTAGGATTTGTATATTCGTTTGGCTTAAAGTGAATTTTTAATCCGTTTGAAGGGTTATTACGTGGATCGGTATCGTACCAAATACCATTGTCGTTCCATCCGTCTTTGTCGCGGAACATATCTCCTGTTTTATCAGCTCCGTTATTTGAAAATAGCAGATTTGTGCTTTCTACTCCTTCAAAGGTATATGAATACCATCCGTCTCCTTCATCAGTCATATTCGGACCTGGCCAAGCTGATGCCGGTAATACATCAGGGATGTTATTCCAGTAATGAATATTTACAGAATTCCAGTTTGCGTTGTTTTTGATGTAAACTGTTAATCCCGCAACTTCACCAATTCTTGAGTTTGCTTCGTTAGAATAAGCACTTTCATTACTGTTATTAATTGCTTTTACCTGATAGAAATATTTACCATCAGCCAAATTTGAATCAGTATAACTTGTAGAGTTTGCTCCTATTGTTGCAACTGTAGTAAATCCTGTTCCTGAAGTTGTAGAGCGTTCAATTATATATGCTGTTTCGTTGCTTGCATTGTCTATCCATGTTAGTTTTATGTCAGCTAAATTAGTTGATGCAGATAATGAAGTAGGGGCTAATACGGCTGAATCATCAATTTTTTTAGAAGTAAATAATTCCCACTGTCCTGCAGCCAATACATAGTCGCTTCCGTTTGCCTCGTATTCCTGTCCGCTAAAATGATTGTACCATGTTCCTGTATGTGGAAAATCAGGAGTGATAGAGGTTGTGCTTGTTCCGAAGTTTGCAATAATAACTACATCCATAGTTTCATGGGTGATTTTAATCTGGCGAGTATCGCCAATATCGTTCCATGAGAAATATCCTTGCGTGAAAACAGGATGATCCTTTCTAAGGTTTAAAAGTTTTGAGAAAGTTTCATATACATCTCTTCTGTTAGGATCACTCATATATTCTTGCCAAACAAGAGGTTTATTACCCACACGACCGTTATAGTCGATTGAATAATCATAACCCTGTTCTCCGAACATCCAAATCATTTTAGGTCCCGGAACAGTGTAAAGAAAAGCAGCTCCCATCTCAATACGGTCAAGTGCAGTTGGTAGATCTTTTATATCATAACCCCCTAAATCTGCTCCGTAGTTAAGGTTTTGCATCATTATTCTTTCCTCGTCATGACTTTCCATGTAAACAATACGTCCACCATTTTGAGCACTACCAAAAGCGGCTTCATTAAGTTGATGACCTGATATAACTTCTTTGTATTGCTCGTCAACACGCTTCCATGGTAGCATACCGTATGCTGCTAATTCATTTTCCTCGGTTTCAGCAGTTAAGTGTTCAAGTATTACGTATGCATTTGGATTTACTGTCCAAATCTGGTCGGCCATTCGTTTTAAGATATCAATACGAGAGGCATCATAATCCCAACCACAGTTTTGTGTATTGGTAAATCCTTTAGTAAAATCAAAACGGAAACCGTCTACTTTGTATTCTTCCTGCCAGTATTTAGTTACCTTATCCATAAAGGCTTTTGTATATTGACTTTCGTGGTTGAAATCGCTTCCCCAGCTCCAGCATGTATTTGGAGAATCCTGATTAAACCAAGGGTTGTTCCATGCCGGTTTATTATTTGCATCATCCCAATACATGCGGGCCATAACATTTTGTCCGAATGCATGATTTAGAACCATGTCAATAATAACTGCAATTCCATTTTGATGAGCTACATCGATAAGTTTTTTAAGTTCATCTTTATGTCCGTAATATTTATCTGCAGCAAAGAAAAATGACGGGTTGTATCCCCAGCTTTCATTTCCTTCGAATTCATTTACAGGCATTAATTCAATAGCATTTACACCTAATTTTTTAAGGTATTGAATTGAGTCTGCAACTGATTTATAAGAGTGTTCAGCTGTAAAATCGCGAATTAATAATTCGTAAATCATTAATTCTTGACGCGGTACTCCCTGGAAATTTTCTACTTGCCATGAGAATGTCTCTTGTCCTGTACGAATTACTGATGCGATTCCTTTATCTGTATCGGTATACGAAACTAAGTTTGGATATGTAGAAGAAGGAATGTGTTGGTCGTTCCAAGGATCGGCAATTTGATCAGCAAATGGATCAGCGATTCTGATTTTACCGTCAACTATATACTGGAAAATATAATCCTGTCCTTTGGTTAAGTTGTGGATATAGATCCAAAAACGTTCACCATCAGGAGTTCTCTTCATCTGATATTGGTCTTCAATAGCCCAGTTGTTGAATGTTCCTGTTACATGAACGAAATCCTTATCAGGGGCTAAAAGGTTTAATAAAACTGTATTGTCATCAATATAGTTTATTCCGTCTTTCATTCCGGAAGGAAGTTCCTGAATAGGTGAATCATCAGTTACATTAATGGAAACTGTTTTTTCTCTTATTACTGAACCGTTTTCTGCTACAATTTTCGCAGTGTGATTTCCTGCACCAGAGAAAGAATACGTGTAATTAATAGATGTTGTATTACTTTGTGTACTTTTTAGTTGATTGTCTATGTATAATTTAAACTCTGCCGTAGAAGGTGTCTCAGCTGTAAGTGTAAAGTTTTCACTTGTTTTAACAAACATAGATTCGC
Coding sequences:
- a CDS encoding starch-binding protein; translated protein: MRNFNMLWLLLLFSNLASAQVGIDLQYPNADQSITITYDASLGNAALAGSESIYMHSGVVLDKPTGTEWNNSVGNWGEDDGLGKMTSIGNNKWQITITPRNYYSVDLNQNIFRLATVFRNAEGTLVGKTADDRDIYIDIDPGFYVLFTNPDSESMFVKTSENFTLTAETPSTAEFKLYIDNQLKSTQSNTTSINYTYSFSGAGNHTAKIVAENGSVIREKTVSINVTDDSPIQELPSGMKDGINYIDDNTVLLNLLAPDKDFVHVTGTFNNWAIEDQYQMKRTPDGERFWIYIHNLTKGQDYIFQYIVDGKIRIADPFADQIADPWNDQHIPSSTYPNLVSYTDTDKGIASVIRTGQETFSWQVENFQGVPRQELMIYELLIRDFTAEHSYKSVADSIQYLKKLGVNAIELMPVNEFEGNESWGYNPSFFFAADKYYGHKDELKKLIDVAHQNGIAVIIDMVLNHAFGQNVMARMYWDDANNKPAWNNPWFNQDSPNTCWSWGSDFNHESQYTKAFMDKVTKYWQEEYKVDGFRFDFTKGFTNTQNCGWDYDASRIDILKRMADQIWTVNPNAYVILEHLTAETEENELAAYGMLPWKRVDEQYKEVISGHQLNEAAFGSAQNGGRIVYMESHDEERIMMQNLNYGADLGGYDIKDLPTALDRIEMGAAFLYTVPGPKMIWMFGEQGYDYSIDYNGRVGNKPLVWQEYMSDPNRRDVYETFSKLLNLRKDHPVFTQGYFSWNDIGDTRQIKITHETMDVVIIANFGTSTTSITPDFPHTGTWYNHFSGQEYEANGSDYVLAAGQWELFTSKKIDDSAVLAPTSLSASTNLADIKLTWIDNASNETAYIIERSTTSGTGFTTVATIGANSTSYTDSNLADGKYFYQVKAINNSNESAYSNEANSRIGEVAGLTVYIKNNANWNSVNIHYWNNIPDVLPASAWPGPNMTDEGDGWYSYTFEGVESTNLLFSNNGADKTGDMFRDKDGWNDNGIWYDTDPRNNPSNGLKIHFKPNEYTNPTIYYWATTPETTATTWPGELMTNEEDGWYTYTIDGADCSNIIFSNNGTSQTPDLEHCTEAWYDEASGVWYNNKPTPTTGLTVHFKKPTHWTSAYIHYWNVVPVMEQTTWPGNEMTAEGNDWYVYTIDGASSANIIFNNNGGEQTVDLFADSEDWYDNGWTSVIGKKLSVENGEVASLMLHQNYPNPIANGFTTLRFDLSERMDISIDIIDMTGKTIASPVNGTYNSGSHKVIFQTEKLNDGIYIMKLTTATTSISKQLIIR